One window of the Hemiscyllium ocellatum isolate sHemOce1 chromosome 11, sHemOce1.pat.X.cur, whole genome shotgun sequence genome contains the following:
- the LOC132820056 gene encoding POU domain, class 3, transcription factor 4-like: MATAASNLYLASSASSTSSRSGMLTSHSIVHSEPPSGMQAAAAAAAAAAAAAAAATFRSHPSKLLAGDYLPALAAGSGHPLSHQWVTALPEGSGPWPAAAIPAAPLPPQQQDSKPGRDELASHHHHPHHQQQQQQHHHPHHHPHHHPHHPQQQQQQQQSQHHSPHWSGAGSGGGSGGGGAPPHLYPQTAAFQVNGLLEHMSPPQGPAVHPGLREGSEAELSQAARGCLEPHSDEETPTSDELEQFAKQFKQRRIKLGFTQADVGLALGTLYGNVFSQTTICRFEALQLSFKNMCKLKPLLNKWLEEADSSTGSPTSIDKIAAQGRKRKKRTSIEVSVKGALETHFLKCPKPAAQEISSLADSLQLEKEVVRVWFCNRRQKEKRMTPPGLHQQDEIFVHSMDSETPTHRDL; this comes from the coding sequence atggCCACCGCAGCCTCCAATCTGTACCTGGCTAGCAGCGCTAGCAGCACCAGCAGCAGGAGCGGGATGCTGACATCGCACTCCATCGTCCACAGCGAGCCGCCCTCCGGGATgcaggcggcggcggcggcggcagcggcggcggcggcggcagcGGCGGCCGCCACTTTCCGGAGCCACCCTTCCAAGCTGCTGGCCGGGGACTACCTGCCGGCGCTAGCGGCGGGCAGCGGGCACCCCCTGTCGCACCAGTGGGTGACGGCGCTGCCCGAGGGCAGCGGCCCGTGGCCGGCGGCCGCCATCCCCGCCGCCCCGCTGCCTCCTCAGCAGCAGGACTCCAAACCGGGCAGGGACGAGCTAGCgtcccaccaccatcacccccatcaccagcagcagcagcagcagcaccatcacccccaccatcacccccaccatcacccccaccacccccagcagcagcagcagcagcagcagagtcaGCACCACTCGCCGCACTGGAGCGGCGCCGGCAGCGGCGGGGGCAGCGGCGGAGGCGGGGCACCGCCGCACCTCTACCCGCAGACCGCCGCCTTCCAGGTCAACGGCTTGCTGGAGCACATGAGCCCGCCGCAGGGCCCGGCGGTGCACCCGGGGCTGAGGGAGGGCTCCGAGGCCGAGCTGAGCCAAGCCGCCCGCGGCTGCCTGGAGCCGCACTCGGACGAGGAGACGCCGACCTCGGACGAGCTGGAGCAGTTCGCCAAGCAGTTCAAGCAGCGGCGGATCAAGCTGGGCTTCACACAGGCGGACGTGGGCCTGGCGCTGGGCACCCTGTACGGCAACGTGTTCTCGCAGACCACCATCTGCAGGTTCGAGGCGCTGCAGCTCAGCTTCAAGAACATGTGCAAGCTCAAGCCGCTGCTCAACAAGTGGCTGGAGGAGGCCGACTCCAGCACCGGCAGCCCCACCAGCATCGACAAGATCGCCGCCCAGGGCAGGAAGCGCAAGAAGCGCACCTCCATCGAGGTGAGCGTCAAGGGGGCCCTGGAGACCCACTTCCTCAAGTGCCCCAAGCCGGCCGCCCAGGAGATCTCCAGCCTGGCCGACAGCCTGCAGCTGGAGAAGGAGGTGGTCAGGGTCTGGTTCTGCAACCGGCGGCAGAAGGAGAAGAGGATGACACCGCCCGGACTCCATCAGCAAGACGAGATATTCGTCCACAGTATGGACTCAGAGACCCCGACCCACCGCGACCTTTAA